In the genome of Tsukamurella paurometabola DSM 20162, the window TCGCGGCGATGAGCTCGGCGATGACCTCCTTGCAGTCGCCCACGATCGGCACGTCCGCGAACCGGTTCTTACCGATCTCCGCCGGGTCGATATCGGCGTGGATCACCTTGGCGTCGGGCGCGAACGAGTCGAGCTTGCCGGTGACGCGGTCGTCGAACCGCGCCCCCAGGGTGACGAGCAGGTCGGAGCGCTGCAGTGCGGCGACGGCGCCGACGGTGCCGTGCATGCCGGGCATACCCATGTGCTGCTGATGGCTGTCCGGGAACACACCGCGCGCCATCAGCGTGGTCACGACGGGGATACCGGTCAGCTCGGCCAGCTTGAGCAGCTCGTCGGAGGCCTCGGCCTTGAGCACTCCGCCGCCGACGTAGAGCACCGGCGACTTCGCCGCCGCGATGAGCCGCGCGGCCTCGCGGATCTGCTTGCCGTGCGGCTTGGTCACGGGCCGATAGCCGGGCAGGTCGATCTGCGGGGGCCAGGAGAACACGGTGTCCTCCTGCAGCACGTCCTTCGGAATGTCGACGAGCACCGCGCCCGGGCGACCGCTCTGTGCCAGATAGAAGGCCTCGGCGATCACGCGCGGGATCTCGGCGGCGTCGTAGACCAGGAAATTGTGCTTGGTGACGGGCATCGTGATGCCCGAGATATCGGCTTCCTGGAAGGCATCGGTGCCGATCAGCGGACGCCCCACCTGTCCGGTGATGGCCACGATCGGAACCGAGTCCATCTGCGCGTCGGCGAGCGGGGTCACCAGGTTGGTGGCGCCGGGGCCCGACGTGGCCATGCACACGCCGACCTTGCCGGTGGCCTGTGCGTAGCCGGTGGCGGCGTGGCCGGCACCCTGCTCGTGGCGCACCAGGACGTGGCGCACCTTCGTGGAGTCGAGCAGCGGGTCGTAGACCGGAAGGATGCAGCCACCCGGAATGCCGAAGACCGTGTCCACACCGATCTCCTCGAGCGAGCGGACGACCGACTGCGCACCGGTGACGCGCTCGGGCGCTACCGTGCGGGCACCCTCGAGAACGCTGTGGGTGCTGTGTGCGAGGTCGACGTTCGACTTCGAGGCGGCGGGGTGCGCGCCGGGGATTCCGGCGCCGGGCTTGCGGGCCCCGGGCTTCTGCCCTGGGTGGGGCCGAGCGGTAGGTGCACTCACGGCTTGACCTTCTCGTGCTCGTGGAGATCTTCTGCGTTATGGACGGTTCGACTCGCGGCGTCGCCCGGAAGTCCATCCGGGCAACAAAAAACCCCCGTCAGCGGTGGCTGAGCGAGGGTGGCGCGTCGATGCTGGTGTGAAACGGATGTAACCGGTTCAGGCGGCGACGCGCCGACCGATTACGAGGAGCTGGTAGCTGTGTTTCACACCAGTGAAAGTAGGCCCCCACGTACGCCTGCGTCAAACCGGTGGGCACCCTCGTCTCACATTCTGAGATCTTGCTGACGCGTGCGACAATGCGTGTTATGAGCGACAGCCCCGCCACCAAGGACTCGACCCGGATCGTGACCACCGATCACACCTCGGACACCTACGTGCCGATCGAGGCCGGCGATCGCGTCGTCTTCAAACACCCGGGCATCGCATTGCTCGGCGTCGCCCTGTTCGCCGTGTGCCTCGCGCCCATCGTCGGACCGTGGACCGTGGGCCGGGCGATCGACGGCGGTAACGCGAGCGTCGGCCTGCAGGTACTCGGCTGGGCCCTGCTCCTGGTACCCATCCTGTTCGCGGTGTGGATCCTGCGGGTACGCACCGTGATCGGCCCCGACGGCATCCGTTCCGTGCGGGTCGCCGGTAGCGACTCGATCGCCTGGGAGGATCTATCGGGGATTAGACTCGCCAACAACGGTGCGGTGTACGCCGTCCGCACCGACGGCTCCGAGGTGCGCCTACCCGCCGTGACCCTGAGCCAGCTCCCCCGCGTCGCAACCGCCTCCGGTGGGCGCATTCCGGACATCACCGGGGAATAAAACGCCCCCGCACAGGCTCCTTCTGTGTAGAGGGAATCCGCTACTCAGCCACTAGTTCAGATCCGAGGCTCACGTCCAATGCCACCGCTCCGTTCACGCACCACCACCGTCGGCCGCAACGCCGCGGGCGCCCGCTCGCTCTGGCGCGCCACCGGCCTCACGGACAGCGATTTCGGTAAACCCATCGTGGCGATCGCCAACTCGTACACGCAGTTCGTTCCCGGCCATGTGCACCTCAAGGACATGGGCGAGATCGTCGCCGAATCGGTCCGCGCGGCGGGCGGCGTCGCCCGCGAGTTCCACACCATCGCCGTGGACGACGGCATCGCCATGGGCCACGGAGGCATGCTCTACAGCCTGCCCAGCCGCGAGATCATCGCCGACTCCGTGGAGTACATGGCGAACGCCCACACCGCCGACGCGCTGGTCTGCATCTCCAATTGCGACAAGATCACCCCGGGCATGCTCAATGCTGCGATGCGCCTGAACATCCCCACCGTGTTCGTCTCGGGGGGCCCGATGGAAGCCGGTAAGGCCGTCATCGTCGACGGGATCGCCAAGGCACCCACCGACTTGATCACCGCGATCTCCGCATCGGCCAACGACGCGATCGACGACGCCGGCCTCAGCGAGGTCGAGCGGTCCGCGTGCCCCACCTGTGGGTCCTGCTCGGGCATGTTCACCGCCAACTCGATGAACTGCCTCACCGAGGCGCTCGGCCTCGCCCTGCCGGGCAACGGTTCGACGTTGGCCACCCACGCCGCCCGTCGCGCGCTGTTCGAGCGGGCCGGCACCGTCGTGGTCGAGGCGGCCAAGCGTTATTACCGCGACGGCGACGAATCGGTGCTCCCGCGCAACGTCGCCACCCCCGCCGCGTTCCGCAACGCCATGGCCCTCGATGTGGCGATGGGCGGTTCCACGAACACCGTGC includes:
- a CDS encoding PH domain-containing protein produces the protein MSDSPATKDSTRIVTTDHTSDTYVPIEAGDRVVFKHPGIALLGVALFAVCLAPIVGPWTVGRAIDGGNASVGLQVLGWALLLVPILFAVWILRVRTVIGPDGIRSVRVAGSDSIAWEDLSGIRLANNGAVYAVRTDGSEVRLPAVTLSQLPRVATASGGRIPDITGE
- a CDS encoding acetolactate synthase large subunit; this translates as MSAPTARPHPGQKPGARKPGAGIPGAHPAASKSNVDLAHSTHSVLEGARTVAPERVTGAQSVVRSLEEIGVDTVFGIPGGCILPVYDPLLDSTKVRHVLVRHEQGAGHAATGYAQATGKVGVCMATSGPGATNLVTPLADAQMDSVPIVAITGQVGRPLIGTDAFQEADISGITMPVTKHNFLVYDAAEIPRVIAEAFYLAQSGRPGAVLVDIPKDVLQEDTVFSWPPQIDLPGYRPVTKPHGKQIREAARLIAAAKSPVLYVGGGVLKAEASDELLKLAELTGIPVVTTLMARGVFPDSHQQHMGMPGMHGTVGAVAALQRSDLLVTLGARFDDRVTGKLDSFAPDAKVIHADIDPAEIGKNRFADVPIVGDCKEVIAELIAAISEDRATIAAPDLTAWWEYLDGIRETYPLAYNTPSDGALSPEYVIERLGAAAGPDAIYCAGVGQHQMWAAQFVKYEKPRTWLNSGGLGTMGYAVPAALGAKMGAPEKEVWAIDGDGCFQMTNQELATAAIEGAPIKVAVINNGNLGMVRQWQTLFYEQRYSSTDLSTHSMRIPDFVKLGEALGCVSFRCEREEDVDAVIAQAREINDRPVVIDFIVGADAQVWPMVAAGTSNDEIMAARDIRPLFDEDDAADEPAVIHAAMERPDAATLSGEEHK